GTCTCGCCAGTGGCTGCAGGCCTCCTTGTCGTAGCCGTTGCTGACCAGCTTGAGCAAGGAGCTGTTCTCTCGGCGGAAGCAGTTGGCAATCATTTTGTTCTTGTGACCACGGTCCAGGATGATGGCAGCAAGGTATGTGGTCTCGGCCCATTCCTTGTTGCGCGCAAGGCACCACGCAATCCAGATCTGAGTGAGTCTCTTGGGACCCTCTTGGAACTTTTCCCAGACCTGTATGTTTTCCTTTGACTGCTGCTCAGCAATGTTCATGATGGCCACAGCACTGCGGATGATGGGATGGTCGGGGCGAGGAACAAAGACTGAGCGGCTCATGATGTCCTTTGCCCATTTTTCAATCTGGTCAGCAAGACCAATGTCGAGGTTGGGGTGAGTGAGAGGTCTGCTGATCAACCCATAAAGCCTCTGGATCTTGGCCGGATGAGCCAACTGGTTCTTCTGCCAGTAAGTATCGCGCAACTCTCTCTCCAGGCCATAGGTGTGCACCATCTCAAAGAACTCCTGCAGGCGGGTCGGGTTCCAGATGTCTGTTCTGATGAAGGCTTCGGACAAGAGATAACGCTCTAGGTTGATCATCTCGTCCTGGCCCTGCTTCAAAATGCTCTTCATCTTGGAGTAGTGGATGTTGGATCCCAAATGACGGCCTGCAATCTGGGCAGTCAAGCGCATGTCGACTTCAATGGAATCCATCAGGCTCTTCAGGGCCGGCGTGTAGACAAGCTCGCCTCTCATGGCACCTCGAACCATTGCCTCTGTGTAGAAGATCTTGGGCAGGGGTTTCTTGATGGGACGGGGTGGGCCGTAACGGATGCCGCCAGATTTGTTGGGTGGGTGGCTGTCAGTATCTTGCTCATGGTCGCTCTCATGAAGCACGCTCGCGCTGCGCTTCAGAGATGGCCCTGAAGAAGGGGGCATGCCTCTCTGGGCTGGAAAGCCGTTGGCACTCATTGTGCTCTCCTAGTTGAGCTTGCTGTGAGAATGCATGGTTAGAAAACGAAAACATTCGCGATAACACAGAGTGAAGAGAAAATATGGTTAAAAGAAACAGACAAGCTATAAGTGTCTCTGAAGCTGGAGAAACAcagagaagagggggaagtGAAAAGAATAAGCAGAGAGCTACTTACTGCTAGGGGCTGCAGTTGTCTTGTAATCAAAACCAAGGTACTTTGAGTGAGATGGAGCTTGACTTGAGAAGGCTGTGAGAATAAGGCGCAGgttgaagaaggaggagaaggaggagggaagcGGATGTGTTGCAGAGACAATCGATATTGGTATATCGCTGCTGTATGTGAAGATTGGTCGCGTCCAGCCGGTTGTGgtgggagggaagaaaaTCAATAACAAGAGACGCAGGTCAAGGCGAAGAAAGGTACCGACGAGAGAAAGATAAGGAAGGAACTGCGGAGAGGACAGAAAGGACCGGACAAGGGCCCATCTGCCCTAAGAGAATGAATACGCATCTGGTCTGGGAAGGAAGGTGTAAGGTGAGGTCGGTGTCGTGCCTTCCCATTCTGGGTTTCCCACTTTAGGTGCTCATCCCAACTGAGATCCCACTTTGAACAATCTGATACTTGAGTAAGAGAGTTATTCCACAGCGTAAAGATGGCAGTAATTGAGAAGTTGGGTCCGGAACGTGGACATGCGAAGAACCTGACGAAGTAAGTTAGGCATGACTGTGATATCGTACATCAGGCCAGCATAGCAGACCAAGACCCaggcaacagcaacagcttCACCATACCAACCCTGAGAAGTATAAGGGAATAGCTGATGTATAAACTGACTGCTAGACCTGTGTGCTTCTGGAAAGAGACGGAATTGTTGGGTGACCAGCGTAAGGCAGTCGACTATCGTAAGGCAGTCGACTATGAACTATAGGAATACCGACTCGAAAAAGACCACAATCCTCGTTGCAGAGAGCCATCTATCGAGTGAGCCGGATCGACATATGTGCATAGAGTGAGCTACTGAAGGATGTTTCTGAAGGAGAGGGAACTTCAAACTCCCTGCCGTGGGCCTTGGGCTTTTGACGCCGTGTGATGGCCACCAGGTGTAAGAATCATGTTGCCGTACGTGTAGATCCTATTGCCGCAAATTTGGATGAATTCACCTGGCTTTTGGCTAAGAGAAGACGTCTTACTCCCACTTATTGGACCCTTTCCATTATGTGTAACTGTGTCAGCCAGCAGTAGCATCCCCTTACAGCTCAAATgccgacttcctcgccgacgccatctcACAAGACCCTGAACATTGGTTTGTCAGAACACATCTGAAGGCTTTCAGCGCCGACACGAAACTGCTGGCGAGGCTCCTGGATGCAGGTCAGAGGCATGCTCGGGGAACTCCTGATATGGGGGGAGAGCCTCCACCGTCTCCTTTGCGCTGAAGTAGGCTCGAGATAGACGAGACAAAGACAAGAAGTTAAGGAGGTTGAGGATGTATATTATTAGTTCGGGCGGCAAGGCACTAAGGCGCCTCCCCCACCTGGACTGAGCGAGGAAACACCTCAGGACGGCGCACGGCAATATAGAGGCGTGGAATCTTCTCACCTAAGGGGGAGGTGTATCTAGGCCTAGGCCTCAAGGAGGCCGCGTCGCGTATGGCGCTTTTAGATCTGGTGGAAAGGCAGTAGGCCGACGCGATCCTGGGGAAGATGCACCGGTTGCGCGCGGAGGCATGGCAGACGGTCTACCCGCCGGCCGGCACACTTCAAGGTTCACTCTTATGATCGTTGTCTATTAAATTAGGGCTGTATCGAGCCTACGCAAACACCGAGCAGCTCGTCACAAGCAGTCAACAGATAAGCAACGCTAGTCTGTCCACAACAGTACAATAACGCAGCAACGACAACCCTCTCACGTTTTGAACCAGAGCCCCCCACCGGCCTTTCTCGTCTTCACCACCCTTGCGGCAATCCAGAAACACATGCCGGCAAGCAAGCACGTCCCCGCGTAGACCTGCGCTCCGACATACCTGCCGCCTTCGGCCGAAATGATGGCACCGGCAATCGGCGGACCCGTCAGCACGGCAAAGCTGACAATGGTAAATGTCATACCCATCCTCGTGCCCTGCTTTCGCGGGTCGCTCGTTAGCTGGCTCAGGGCGGAGGGGAACAGGCTTTGgatggcgctggcggcgaggccatAGAAGGGCGTCCACGTGTAGAGGCCCGACGtggaggagacggcgacCCAGCAGTACATGAGTAGGCCGGAGATGAAAGACATGGGAATAAGAGTGTTGATAGAGCCgacgcggtcggcgatgtagCCAGGTAAGATGCGGCCTGGCACGCCCACGCCGTTGAGGACGAGCAAGAGGTTGAGAGAGGGGTTGTAGCTCAACCCGATAATGTCGCGGGTGTAGGAGGCAAGGTAGTAAAAGGCGAAAAAGACGCCGAGGTAATTCTGTCACGTTTCGTCAGCACCAAGACAATTTGAACGGTGGTGGAGGGGGTAAGGGGGACGGGTGTTCATTTGCCATACCAAGAGAGATCCGATGGCGTAGAACGTGTACTCCAATTCTTTGAACGCCGCCCACTCAACGATGCTCCCGGCCTTCCTCGGCTTCACCCTCGGCCGCAGGAACACGAAAGCAATCATCAACGTGCCCATCTGCACAAACGCGATGGCGCGGATCGTCCACCCGAACCCAATGGACGGCAGCAGCTGCCTCACCATGGTTGGGTAGATCAAGCCGCCCGTCGAGCTGCCGATCGATACGAAGCCCAGCGCCAGGCCCCTCCTCTTGTCGAAGtaggtcgacgccgtcgacagCGCCGGGCAGAACAGGCACCCGTTGCCGATGCCCAGGCAGATGCcctgggcgaggaagaactGCCAGTACTGGGTGCAGAAGGAGGTGGCGAGCATGccgagggagacgaggaggaagccggcggcAAAGAGCGTTCGGAAATAGCCGGCGTCGGTGAGGCGGCCACTAAAGGTgctgatgaagaagaggaggaagacctCGAAGGAGCCGATCCAGGCGATGTCGGACGGCGGGCGGAAAAGGAGGGTCGTGTAGTAGGATTGGAAGACGCCGAAGGAGTTAACTATGCCCCTGAGGTGTTGTTAGTCCTGCTTGGGAACGGAAGAGGATGCGAATCTGGAAAATGGGGTCGTGCTCACCAGGTATTCATGATAACCAGGTGGGCACTGAAAACTATAGTCCAGAAAGTCAGACTCGCAGGTTCATCGGCTCGTGTCGCGGCAACCTTACTAGCCATCCAGGCGGTCACGCCTCCGTcgggaggcggcgctggcgtaatgctcgacctcgacgtcgcccggCTGAGAGCCTGGCCCACGATAgtgacggcgtcggcattGACATCGGGCCCGTCTCCGGCATCCGGGTCCCGGCCCGTGTCCTTGTCCTGTGCCACTCTGGATCGGTTGTcatccgacgacgacggttGGAGCACGGACGGGGAGCTCCCGCTCTTCTCCAGATCAGAGCCTGACCGAACTGGCGTGTCCGTCATCTGTGTGGCATGCCTCTTCTCTGCATCTCGGGCCTGGTCTGGAGGCGTGCTCATGGTTCCTTATTCCGGAAAAGAAGCCTACCAATCTGAGCGCCAAGCGACGGGATCTTGGGGTACTTCACTTAACGGCTTGGGCTGTCTCTCCACAGGGTTTTGTCAAATGCCGGCATGCTTTTCCCTGGTACGTCGACGCGCGGAATTCTCGAGCTTGATTGGAGACGTTCAATAGCCGATGTCCAGAGGCCGTTTGTCCCGTTTTCATGTCGCAATCGGGTTGGGGTGTCTTTTCTACATAGCATCTCCTTCACCTTCGATCGAGCAGTTGCTGTTTCAACGTCCATTAGGGTCAAGCGACCCCTTGGGACAGGTAATCAAAGATTATCGATCACCCGAGTCATGACGGTGCAGCCATCGACTACCATACCCCCCACCCCGGACGCGGCGATTGTCTTTTTGACCGGCGAGGGAAAATGGCATCCACTTGTAGACACACGCAATCCGGGGTCGCGTCGGCGAAGCGAGAGTCCAACCGCGCGACGGGACCCTGTAGCATTGTCAATAATGCGGACAATCTTTGCCGAATGCTTGGGATGACATGCAGCAAGCTCAGATGAGGTGACCGAGCTGCCGTCCGTGCCATGTTTCCCGCGAAGCGAAAGACATGGAGATGATTGTCGAGGGGGGCAACTTGCTGTGGAGATCCACTCCAACCGTCTCATCCCTTTTTTGAAGTATGGTTTCTGAACATTGTGAGCATTAAGTCGACGTTTGACAACTTTGTTTGGGAATTGTTGGGTTGATGGTGTCCAAAGATGAGAACACCGGGTGTCTTGCTCACTTAGTcacctacctaggtacctacctaccttacctccCCCAAACACAGCGAAACAGCTTGAGCTGGGCGCTTGGGTaccaaggtacctaggtagatcCACTGCTGGGAGATGCCAGGCTAACCTACGAAAGTAAAACAGAGCGCTCTGACCACCTAATAAATGGGGCACAGCGTGGGGGTCGCGCGTTCTTTCCTCCATGGAGGTCGCCCCCACCCTCTCTTCAGTCATGCATCTACCACCTTACATCGAACTCAGGTCGGCCTCACATCCGTACATTGCTGTCGACGAATGCCACGGAAGAACGTCAAATCAACCAAATAACAAACCACTCATACACAATGATGGTGGTATCAATCTGCTCGAGTGAGGCAGCCGGTTGCTTAGCTTGATGAGCTTCGCCTTGAAGCCAAGAGCACAGCCATTCCTTTCCGTAGCCGTCCAAGCACCCGACCAACAATAGCAACCCAACCTGATGCGTACGTACATCGCAACCGTCATGCGACCTCAACCAGTTGGCTCTTCAAACGGCGACATCGAACCATCCACCGGACACAGTAATAAGCAATGCAACACTGGATGACTGTCCGGGTCCCAGCTGCCGGCCAACGCGTCCAATACATGTACGGACACCGCCACCAGCTGTTGGCCCGTTTTGTCGACCCATCTTGCCTCAACCTCCTGCTATACTAACTACAAGGCCCTGGCAACATTGGCGGTTGCCTGGCGGCATGACGCAGTCCAGCCCATTTAAAAGACCGCCAGGCTGAATTTGCTCCCTGGGTTAAGCATTCGTTTGCTGCCTTTCTACCGGACATGGCCCTCCAGCTCTGCTCGCCCGCTTACAGTCTAACTTTGGTCTTGGCCGGCCTCCTGCGTCAAACGCGTTTGAGTTTGAGACTTCGGCCTGCGCTGCTAACACTACCCATTGAAGCCATAAACTCGGCAACGAGCCCGGCACTCTCTTCGATGATCCAGAATGGCCTCGTGTAAGGGCCGCCGTCTCACTGTGTACACCAAAGAAAGCCTCATGGGCCTTTTTAGACTTTCTATGGCGGGAGCGTTGCAGGATTCTTTGAACTTACTGTACCCTGCCTTTTATCATGATCAACTGTTTTGCAAAGGCGCTTCTTGAAGTAGCCGCGCGAATCTGCCCAATGCTAGGGTACCATGTTGCCTGGCAAATGCAGGCTTCCACATGGTCTtatagcagcagcagcagcatgttGGAGGTAAAGCACGCCTGCGTCCAACAAACTTCATAAATAGACGTGTGCTGGCTGATCCTGTTACCCAGCATCCACAACCATCTTGGCTAAAATTCGTATTCTCATACCACTATACCAGAAACAACAGATCACTAGCTATGGCTTCAGGCAAAGGGTAAGTGTGGACGAATCACCGCCTCCTCGATCTTGTAATCGTTAGACTGACTCGATATTTTTACTAGGTCCCGCTCATCATCAGGCTTCACTTCGTTCGCTCCGTGTCGACAATGGAAGAGTACTGGCTCGTGCCGCTTTGGGTCCAAGTGCAAGTTCTCCCACGACCAAACCAATGGAGGCTATCGTCAGCATGGCGTACAACAAGCCACCCCTCGAAACCAAGTTATCAATCCCGAGATTGAGAGACTTCAGGCCTGGAGACGGCTTCGTCCCAAGCCGGCTGAGGTGCCCCTTCGAGGTGACCGTGAAACGGCCAACTACTTTCGGACAGCCGTTGATTTAGTGGAAGAGAATGTCAGCTTGGCACAGGAGGTCGTCAAAGATATGGCTTCCGAGCGCCGGCTGTTCATCATCCGAGATGTCATCGAGGGAGCGGCCAACAGAGCCTCTCAAGAAAAGGTTCTTCTCTGGGAGTCCCGAATTCTTCCGTTCTTTCGGATCCTTCTCCACCCAAGTGTCGTCGATTCTGTGATTCTGGAGCAAGAAACATCCATCCTCTTCCGATCGCTTCTGGGCCTTGACGCTactcgccttcgtcgcctgTGCGACTTTCTCTTCGATCTCGTGGATCATTGGGCAGAGCTGCCCTTTGACAACAACGTCAGCACATCCAAAATGGAAGCTCTCGCGCTCGCCTGTGGTGTATTGGCCAAAgtcatcaacaccagcacATCAAACATGGTTAACTCACACTTCACCTCCATTATTGATGACATCCAACTACGCTTGGAGACCCATGGAATTAAAACAGCCGATTTTCATGCCATACAAGCCAACAAGTATCTCGACTACGTCCGCCAACGCCTTGGACTCGGCCAATCACTTCCAGATGCCACCCAAGCCCCGCAATCTTCAGGCTCCTTGGCCGAGTTCACGCTAAGTCAGGATCTACCGGGTAGCCTCTCTCGGCGTGGCCGGCGTCACGACAACGATCACGCGTGTATCGCGGACATCAAGCTCATGCCCACTCTCGACGAGATCTTGTCTTCTAAGGAGGAGTATCTGCCAACCAGCAACCCTGCGCAGCATCATCTGCAGGGACTGCAGGGCTTGGTTGATAGACACTTTCGTCTACTCCGTGAGGACACGCTGTACGACCTGCGCAATGCCATCCGCACCAGCGTGGAGTCAAACGTCAAAGTACGGGAGGTTCGTACAAGGATCGTTCCGTACGAGCGTGTCGTTGCTGTCGATGTTTCTTTCGGAAGATGGTCAGGTCTTGAATTCATCGTCAAATTGGACCAGCCACGAGCGACAAGGGGCCTCGACAAGATGGAGCGAGCGGCTTGGTGGGTTCAGAACAAGAGGCTCGCGGATGGAAGCCTCGTTTGCATAGTCGACGAGATCGGCaacatcttcttctttcaaGTTTCGAGGTCTACCATCAGAGATGCCAAGAACGAGATGCAGCAAGGAGGTTCCGAAGACACGCAAGAAGGGCCGCGTTACAGCTTGCCCGATGACCAGCATTCCGCCTACGTGCACCTGCATCTGGTGGACACCAGCGTCGAGGAAGTCCAAAGGTCCCTGTTGTGGCTCAAGACCATGGGTGCCTGGCAGTATCGTCGGCTTTTCGAATTTCCCTCCATTCTTCTCCCAGCCTTCGCGCCTCCATTGAAATCGCTGCAGAAGATGTCGCAGACGCTCGACCTCCCCTTCCAAAACCTCCTGACACTTCGTGCGGGTGATCGGCCGGTGGAGATCGAACCGCCCCTCTACTCCATGCGACCAGGATTCTCGTTCGACCTGAGCTGCCTATCTAATGACGGGACAGCACTGTCTTACACACCCGGCGAAGCGCCCAAACCGTTAGAACTCAGCCAGCATTCAAGTTTGGATCTGACCCAATCCGAGGCCATTCTCAACTCGCTCAGAAGATCATTTGCCTTGATCCAAGGCCCCCCTGGTACAGGCAAGAGTTATACCGGAGAGGCTCTCATAAAAGTGCTGCTTGCGAACAAGCCAAAAGCGAAATTGGGACCAATCATGTGCGTCTGTTACACAAATCACGCCTTGGATCAACTACTGGAACATCTGTTGGATGGCGGTGTGAAGAATATTGTTCGCATCGGCTCTCGCTCCAAGTCGGAGAGGTTGGGCCCGGTGAACATGAGGGAAGTCGTCAAGGGTATGATGCGCACCAAGATAGAAGGCAAGTCGCTGTACAACTCCATCCAAACTCTCGAAAGTGACACCACCTACATTCGCCAAAAGCTCTCGACATACAAGTTCCTCAACACCAATGA
This sequence is a window from Colletotrichum higginsianum IMI 349063 chromosome 8, whole genome shotgun sequence. Protein-coding genes within it:
- a CDS encoding Major facilitator superfamily transporter, producing the protein MSTPPDQARDAEKRHATQMTDTPVRSGSDLEKSGSSPSVLQPSSSDDNRSRVAQDKDTGRDPDAGDGPDVNADAVTIVGQALSRATSRSSITPAPPPDGGVTAWMAINSFGVFQSYYTTLLFRPPSDIAWIGSFEVFLLFFISTFSGRLTDAGYFRTLFAAGFLLVSLGMLATSFCTQYWQFFLAQGICLGIGNGCLFCPALSTASTYFDKRRGLALGFVSIGSSTGGLIYPTMVRQLLPSIGFGWTIRAIAFVQMGTLMIAFVFLRPRVKPRKAGSIVEWAAFKELEYTFYAIGSLLNYLGVFFAFYYLASYTRDIIGLSYNPSLNLLLVLNGVGVPGRILPGYIADRVGSINTLIPMSFISGLLMYCWVAVSSTSGLYTWTPFYGLAASAIQSLFPSALSQLTSDPRKQGTRMGMTFTIVSFAVLTGPPIAGAIISAEGGRYVGAQVYAGTCLLAGMCFWIAARVVKTRKAGGGLWFKT